The following are from one region of the Capsicum annuum cultivar UCD-10X-F1 chromosome 1, UCD10Xv1.1, whole genome shotgun sequence genome:
- the LOC107852274 gene encoding uncharacterized protein LOC107852274, whose product MFSFLRNTPYSNSFVISPVKRSSFSDYLSVKFFHLPHFHLLQKSEKARLSSRKEAITMSEEKETPPHFLKQQKETTMEVAVPPGFTTTLIMQHHQQKEACGESAFTGSVKRCSLRPRVPPKLFVPTHSRPVQRLKRRPPKQRSHLTASQPLRRGRGRPPKRQRSDESPASRPSRRHRGRPRKQRSDVTEAPSVSPPATPLGSTGNVPVQFSAITNALEPVAAPPGPPLVTEDPSVSAPASPLGSIGDVPIKVSVTTNASKPPLGSSSYRPLDVPSSGEEEERETKLKLTPLLKLKKPPKPNNTPEMLDEELKKVIHKVEYLLVQKLLTPGNDVDCMVHQANATFIYLKGFGVDYGSFYRDVKEYIEHRYNLHDAEREEALLSLSVYGRNYLIAIHNANAAEEVVVRTQGEHEKVNEKMGTLERQIEDLKQEDERLKRDIIKYKEAHEAAEAKRQELGAQLEAAHAKLREIKQRKNAALEGIECATLRLESTYC is encoded by the exons atgttttcCTTCCTACGAAACACACCCTACAGCAATTCATTTGTCATTAGTCCTGTCAAAAGATCATCTTTTTCAGACTATCTTTCTGTGAAGTTTTTTCATCTTCCCCATTTCCATCTCCTTCAAAAATCAGAAAAAGCTCGTTTAAGCAGTAGAAAGGAAGCTATAACAATGTCAGAGGAAAAAGAAACACCGCCACATTTTCTTAAGCAACAGAAAGAAACAACAATGGAAGTAGCCGTACCACCTGGTTTTACAACAACTTTAATCATGCAACATCATCAGCAGAAGGAAGCTTGTGGTGAAAGTGCATTTACTGGTTCTGTTAAGAGGTGCAGTTTAAGACCAAGAGTTCCACCAAAACTCTTTGTTCCCACCCATTCACGTCCTGTCCAACGGCTCAAACGTCGCCCTCCCAAACAAAGATCACATT TGACAGCCTCGCAACCTTTACGACGCGGCCGAGGTCGTCCGCCGAAACGTCAAAGATCTGATG AAAGTCCAGCCTCGCGACCTTCACGACGTCACCGAGGTCGCCCTCGGAAACAGAGATCAGATG TTACAGAAGCTCCATCAGTTTCACCTCCTGCAACGCCATTGGGATCGACTGGAAATGTTCCAGTACAATTTTCGGCAATCACAAATGCTCTGGAGCCAGTTGCTGCACCTCCAGGGCCACCATTAGTTACAGAAGATCCATCAGTTTCAGCTCCTGCATCGCCATTGGGGTCGATCGGAGATGTTCCAATAAAAGTTTCTGTGACCACAAATGCTTCGAAGCCACCATTGGGGTCAAGCAGTTATAGGCCTTTGGATGTTCCCTCTAGTGGAGAGGAGGAGGAAAGAGAAACAAAGTTAAAGCTAACTCCTTTATTAAAACTGAAGAAACCGCCAAAGCCAAATAATACACCTGAGATGCTTGATGAGGAATTGAAGAAAGTAATTCATAAAGTTGAGTATTTATTGGTGCAAAAGCTGCTTACTCCCGGGAACGACGTAGATTGCATGGTCCATCAGGCCAATGCTACCTTTATATATTTGAAAGGTTTTGGTGTTGATTATGGCTCATTTTATCGAGATGTCAAAGAATACATTGAACATCGGTACAATTTACATGATGCAGAGAGAGAAGAAGCCTTGTTGTCTCTTTCGGTGTATGGAAGAAATTATTTAATTGCTATACATAATGCAAATGCTGCTGAGGAGGTTGTTGTTCGTACGCAAGGAGAACATGAGAAGGTCAACGAGAAGATGGGGACTTTGGAGAGGCAAATAGAAGATCTGAAGCAAGAAGATGAGCGTCTGAAAcgtgatataataaaatataaagaagccCACGAAGCTGCAGAAGCAAAGAGACAAGAACTTGGCGCCCAGTTGGAGGCAGCTCACGCAAAGCTAAGGGAGATTAAGCAGCGCAAGAATGCAGCTCTCGAAGGGATTGAATGCGCCACCCTACGCCTAGAGTCCACATATTGTTGA
- the LOC107864967 gene encoding uncharacterized protein LOC107864967, which yields MSQKNCYSEVPPGFSAPRSTNPPPSNITITPTISHHSEKCIDDYARHGAVPPRKQQRAVSAEARAMSTPATPLGSSINAPLLIIDEDQNDTKMNLNPLSKLNPPPNPCSRVNAFSSSHISDESKTIVAHVKSVLVFQLTSGSTKNVEDMVKCANNAFFTLDFLGADYKSFYKDVRHFITYHYDLLTAERQRAMQSFPTEMKTRYENAIVCANDLKEEIVQIQGHIGIVMKKKENLERQISDAMELIGKLKECVAVLKQEEGALNHEKQKCVVAYEIAHQEAQNICSQAEAVKNVLREIDQRKNAALNGIESVTHHLKSLQF from the exons ATGTCACAGAAAAATTGTTATTCAGAAGTACCACCTGGATTTAGTGCACCTAGAAGTACTAATCCTCCTCCTAGTAACATAACTATAACACCAACTATATCTCATCATAGTGAGAAATGCATAGATGATTACGCAAGACATGGCGCAGTTCCCCCTCGGAAACAACAGAGAGCTGTTTCGGCAGAAG CGCGAGCGATGTCAACACCAGCAACTCCATTGGGATCCAGCATAAATGCACCTCTACTAATAATAGATGAAGATCAGAATGACACAAAAATGAATCTGAATCCATTATCGAAACTGAATCCACCACCAAATCCATGCTCTCGTGTTAATGCATTTTCTTCATCCCACATCAGTGATGAATCGAAGACCATAGTCGCTCACGTGAAGTCTGTGTTGGTGTTCCAGCTCACTTCTGGAAGCACGAAGAATGTGGAAGACATGGTTAAGTGCGCGAACAATGCCTTCTTCACCTTGGATTTTCTTGGAGCGGATTATAAATCTTTCTACAAGGACGTCAGACATTTCATCACGTATCACTATGATTTGCTAACAGCAGAGAGACAGAGAGCAATGCAATCATTTCCTACAGAGATGAAGACGAGATATGAAAACGCTATAGTTTGTGCAAATGATCTTAAAGAGGAGATCGTTCAAATTCAAGGCCATATCGGAATTGTcatgaaaaagaaggaaaatctGGAAAGACAGATTTCGGATGCAATGGAACTGATTGGTAAACTGAAAGAATGTGTAGCTGTATTGAAACAGGAGGAAGGGGCTCTGAATCATGAGAAACAAAAATGCGTCGTGGCCTATGAGATTGCACATCAGGAGGCGCAAAATATTTGTAGTCAGGCTGAGGCTGTTAAGAATGTGCTTAGGGAAATCGATCAGCGCAAAAATGCAGCGCTCAATGGCATTGAATCCGTCACTCATCACCTGAAATCCTTACAATTTTGA
- the LOC107864958 gene encoding uncharacterized protein LOC107864958, with the protein MTEENYDSEMPLGFGNEMDNVVGRISSCGSRKRPIPQSFYPAHVQQQPSSHKHRSTVGVQARATSLEPSIHRYEEPTEDKGCRISAVAKSQLGQNNTSLAMHPLSGLMKEVETEIEDVAPDIIQGGTGEGRTSVVQGTIVSPSIQEEGQTTNGAWCDHRTKRNADLSNQPTCDIVVDFLQQVAVAFEEVKANQEESTRSAKDSISMHPSLEPTFLAIVKKHGDITKDCLLESGYMLTSVLEAICKVVQELQQKHLTQFNCDLLNSYYSVVRDTEKMKVNVNWLRTRLDEIKDAVNCIVETKNLDDEKNRLTKQIENEKKDLESMNAELEKLKSEIARKENQQFVYDRALRIQQFKNMPLMETFQ; encoded by the exons ATGACGGAAGAAAACTATGATTCAGAAATGCCACTTGGTTTTGGGAATGAAATGGACAATGTTGTGGGGAGGATATCGAGTTGTGGGTCAAGAAAAAGACCGATACCACAGTCATTTTACCCGGCGCATGTTCAACAACAACCTTCTTCACACAAACATAGATCAACAG TTGGTGTTCAAGCTCGCGCGACATCATTAGAACCATCAATTCATCGGTATGAAGAACCAACCGAAGATAAAGGCTGTCGTATTAGTGCTGTGGCGAAAAGTCAGTTAGGTCAGAACAATACTTCATTGGCTATGCATCCACTGTCGGGATTAATGAAAGAAGTTGAGACAGAAATTGAAGATGTTGCACCTGATATTATTCAAGGAGGTACTGGTGAAGGTCGAACTAGTGTCGTTCAAGGGACAATTGTTAGTCCTTCGATACAAGAAGAAGGGCAAACGACTAATGGTGCTTGGTGTGATCACAGAACGAAGAGAAATGCTGATTTAAGTAATCAACCAACTTGTGATATTGTTGTCGATTTCCTTCAACAAGTAGCGGTTGCATTTGAGGAAGTAAAAGCAAATCAAGAAGAGAGCACAAGGTCGGCGAAAGATTCAATTAGTATGCACCCAAGTCTTGAACCAACATTTCTAGCCATTGTTAAAAAGCACGGAGACATTACAAAGGATTGTCTGCTGGAGTCAGGTTACATGCTGACTTCTGTTCTAGAAGCTATATGTAAGGTTGTCCAAGAACTTCAACAGAAACACTTGACTCAATTCAATTGTGATCTCTTGAACTCCTACTACTCCGTAGTCAGGGATACTGAGAAAATGAAGGTGAATGTCAACTGGTTAAGAACTCGACTTGATGAGATTAAAGATGCGGTAAATTGTATTGTTGAGACAAAAAATCTCGACGATGAGAAGAATAGGCTCACAAAACAGATTGAAAATGAGAAGAAGGATCTCGAATCAATGAATGCTGAATTGGAGAAACTCAAGTCTGAAATCGCAAGAAAGGAAAATCAGCAGTTTGTTTATGATCGAGCACTCAGAATTCAGCAGTTTAAAAACATGCCATTGATGGAGACATTTCAATAG
- the LOC124895994 gene encoding uncharacterized protein LOC124895994 — MHSQPGLIKEVKTEIEDVAPDVIRGGIGEGPLHRIVSPSIQEEGRMTNDARSGHKRKKIIDLSNQPTCNIDVNFLLQVAFAFEEVNANQEESTRSAKKSISMSPSLESTFLAIVKKHGDITNDCPLESGYMLTSVLEAICKAVQELQQKQLTQFNCDLLSSYYSVVRDAEKMKVNVDWLRTRLDEIKDAVNCIVETKKLNDEKNRLAKQIENETKDLESINAELEKLQSEIERKQNLRDLDVLLTEEVSILINDRALKIQHFQNMPLMEAFQ, encoded by the coding sequence ATGCACTCGCAGCCGGGATTAATAAAAGAAGTTAAGACAGAAATTGAAGATGTTGCACCTGATGTTATTCGAGGAGGTATTGGCGAAGGTCCTCTTCATCGTATTGTTAGTCCATCGATTCAAGAAGAAGGGAGAATGACTAATGATGCTCGATCTGGTCACAAGAGGAAGAAAATTATTGATTTAAGTAATCAACCAACTTGCAACATTGATGTCAATTTCCTTCTACAAGTCGCGTTTGCTTTTGAGGAAGTAAATGCAAACCAAGAAGAAAGCACAAGATCGGCGAAAAAATCTATTAGCATGAGCCCAAGTCTTGAATCGACCTTTCTAGCCATTGTCAAAAAGCACGGAGACATTACAAACGATTGTCCGCTGGAGTCAGGTTACATGCTGACTTCTGTTCTAGAAGCTATATGTAAGGCTGTCCAAGAGCTCCAACAGAAACAACTGACTCAATTCAATTGTGATCTCTTGAGCTCCTATTACTCCGTAGTCAGGGATGCTGAGAAAATGAAGGTGAATGTCGACTGGTTAAGAACTCGACTTGATGAGATCAAAGATGCGGTAAATTGTATTGTCGAGACAAAAAAGCTCAACGATGAGAAGAATAGGCTTGCAAAACAGATTGAAAATGAGACAAAGGATCTCGAATCAATTAATGCTGAATTGGAGAAACTCCAGTCTGAAATCGAAAGAAAGCAAAATCTGCGCGACTTGGATGTGCTATTGACTGAAGAAGTGAGCATTTTGATCAATGATCGGGCACTCAAAATTCAGCATTTTCAAAACATGCCGTTGATGGAGGCATTTCAGTAG